aaaaaaaagtctatcatagtggttctcaaccttcagagtgcatcagaatcacctggaaggcttTTGTAAAAAGATAGCTGGgtaccacccccaccctcacccccacacacccccGCCAAGTTTCTGACTTAGTTGGTTTGGAGTGGAACCTGAAGGTTTGCATGTCTGCAGGTGAATTAAAGCAAATTCTAAAACATGTCAAACCAGTGACTTCCCTAATGGtctagtagctaagactccatgctctcattgcaggaggccagggttcaatccctggtcagggaactagagcccacatgccacaactaaaaaagtTCCAGAATGCTAAAACTAagagctggcacagccaaataaataaatactaaaaaaagaaaaaaaagacagacatggAGGAAAGCTATGTGCACATGTGTCTGTATGTTTAAATAATCACTTTATATTAAATCAATTATACCAGAAGTGTTTTTCAGGTACTTAGCCCTATGGTAGGTAATATCTTTTCCAGGTAGATCTAAATTTATTATGACTAAATAGAGGAATTccttgatggcccagtggttaggactctgctttcactgccaagggcctgggttcaatccgtggttgggaaactaagatcacaaAAGCCCCACAGGGTGGTcacaatgaagaaataaatagagttacaaatatttcatataaatgtgtGAATTTTAATTGTCTAGTTATgactatcagagaaggcaatgccagcccactccagtattcttgcctggaaaatcccatggatggaggagcctggtagacagCATgagatccatggggttgctaagagtcagacacaactgagcgacttcactttcacttttcactttcatgcactggagaaggaaatggcaacccactccagtgttcttgcctggagaatcccagggatgggggaacctggtgggctgccgtctatggggtcgcacagagtcggacacggctgaagcaacttagcagcagcagcagcagcagttacaaCTATAATGTGTATCACAgagatatcacttacatatgtcTCAAATCTTACtaaccaataaaaattaataatactgggacttccctggcagtccagtggttaagactccacatttccaccacagggggcatgagttcgatccctggtcagagaacatgGCCACATGCCATGTGCCATGACCAAAATCCAAAATAATAATACCTAGCTTAGTTTACTATGCTTTATAAAACCATAGATGTTAACACAAAAAAAGCAATTCAGAATTATGAATAAAGGGGgcatttgcttttttattaaaaaagcaaTTGCTCCTTCAATAGCTGAATGACTAAAACTGTAATAAatccagaaaatgaaatataaaaggaatgaCCTACTGACAATTGCAATGATTTGGATGGATCTCAGGGCATTTatattgagtgaaaaaaaaaattctcaaaagacTATGTATTGTATGAGTCCATTTAGATAAATTCCTCAAAATGGTAAAATTACTGATATGGAGAATAGATTATTAACTACCAGGGTCTAAAAATAATACTCGAATGCCAGGTAGATAGATCCATAAACAGGCAGCATGAGGGAGAGCTTTGTGGTAATGGAATAGGTCTGTTTCTTGATAGCACTGATGGTTACAGGAATCTATACACTTGATAAAATGACACAGAACTATACATGTATGTTGCACCAATGTCCATTTCTTGGCTTTGATACTGTACTATATCCATATAAGATAGAAGCATTGGGAAACTGGGTAAAGAATACATGGAACTCTctatactatttttgcaacttcctaTGAATCTACAAttgtataaaaattaaagttaagaaaaaaaaaagaagccgggaattccctgacagtcccatggttaggacttggtgctttaaCTGCCATGgtccagggttcaatccttggtagggaactaagatcctgcaagccacatggtatagtgaaaaaacaaaaaaaagaaaaaagttaaaaagcagCTGCATATCTATATAATAAATttagaaagcaattttttttaaagagacaatttaggggcttccctggtggctcagtggtgaagaatcacctgccaatgcaggagacatgggtttgatccctggtccaggagaatcccacatgtgccagagcaactaagtctgtgcgccacaactattgagcctgtgctctagagcccaggaactgcaactactgaacccatgtaccccagagcccaggccccgcaagagaagccaccacactgcaacagagtagcccctgctcgccacaagtagagaaaagctagcgcaacaaggaagacccagcacagccaaaaatagaccatttaaataaataataaaaatcattagTTACCTAggaattgttcagtcactaaaccatgtctgactcttgcaaccccatggactccctgTCCTCCCAGTTTggtcagattcatgtctattgaatcggtgacgctatctaaccatctcatcctctgctgcccccttctcctttaccttcaatctttcccagcatccgggtcttttccaaagagtacctggagcttactgtggctcagatcatgagctccttataaCCTACAAAATAAGTCTTTTTAAAAGGCATTCAAGAGTGCCatgtaaaaaattataaaacttcacTGAAACATAAGTGGAGCAATATCATGTTCATTGAtaggaagattcaatattgtaaagatgtCAATCTCTTTAACATGAcctaaagattaaatgaatttcCAATTAAGATTTCAAACAGGTTTACAGAACTTTTACTAGTTGCTTCCAAAATGTAATAGCATGACTTACCATAAAGCCACAGAAATGAACATGGTACACTGTATTGGTACAAAACCACCAACCAATAAAACCAAATGGAGAGCCGAGAAGTAGATCCATGCACACTTGGAAATTTGATAAGACCCTGCCATTTAGGTCACTGGAGAAAGAATGGACTTTTCAATAAAGAGTGCTAAGTATCCACAAGGAAAAAAGGAATCAGTGATAGATAAAATAATTAGATATGAGTAGATATTTTGgaaacatttcaaagaaaatagaGAATATCTGTGACCTCAGGGTTAGGAGAAAGCTATTAAACAAGACACAAAAAGTGTTAACCATAAAATGACAAATTCACCCATCTTAAAAGACcctttttttcattaaaagaaaCTATGAGGAAGGTGAAATGAGAGCCACAAAAtgagagaaagtatttgcaatatATCACTCACAAAAGTCTGCTACccacaatgtattttttaatttatttttaaaagtaaaataaaaagataataatcaggaaaataaaattaaaattgcgATGAAAAattggtaaaaataaatatttagattggtaaaaattaaatttgtgaAGTACTGACAAGAATGAAGATTCTTATGGGAAGTTTGGGGGATTCTCAAAtagaatttctctctttttttggggtgggggggttgtgtcgggtcttcattgctacacaggCTTTTGTCTGTTTGGTGAGCAGCGGAGCTACTCTTCagttgcaggcttctcattgcagtggcttctcttgtttttgtttttatttaatacagttttatttttcaaaatgtacagTTGGTGGGACCTGTTCATGCATCTTCACCAGCAGCTAGGGCATTTCCACCCTTGGTGTGTCTGCTGTAAATCACTTGAGCTCTGTGCTTTGAAACCAGTTTAATAAGTCCTTTACTAAGGAGTTCCCGAAGGGCTGCCCTGGCCAGGGAACCACGAATCTGCAGTCTCTCAGAGACGACAGCTGGAGTTACAAGCTTAGAGTTGGGAACTTCTTTACAGAGTTTGTCACACATTGCTTTGTCAAACAAGACTAGGTTATTGAGCTTGTCCCCAACTTTGCCTTTGGACCACTTCTTTTTGGCCTTGCCCCCAGATTTGTTCACTGgatctttgtctttcttggtcGACTTTCCGGcatctttcttcttcttgtcGTCCTTGGGCGGCATAGTGAAGCCCGGAGAGCAGCTGCGACAACTGCCGCCTCGCTAAGACATCGGACAGAAAGGCTTCggcggcttctctcgttgcagcgcacaggctcggggcacgtgggctcagtagttgatgctcccaggctctagagcacagacaggctcaacagttgtggcacatgggcttagttgctcctcgccaggtggatctttccagatcagggattgaacccatgtctcctgcactggcagcggattcttcaccactgagccaccagggaagcctattaaaTGGAATTTCTTGTTTCCCTTGtggatgtaaattggtataactaTTGTGGAAAATGATTTGGCACCATCCTGAAAACTAAACATTTACATACAGTATAACATGCAATTAACACTTCTAGATTTAACCTTAAAATTCTTGGAAATATCCATCAAGAAATGTGTAATAATGTTCAAAGCATCAATGTTAACagcaaaatagaaagaaaaacaaaccaaatatcCATCTGCAGTAAAGTAACTCTCCTTCTCAATGGGGAGGTTTCAGCTCAAATACCACTTAATTAGGCCTTCTCCAAGCTCTATttaaattttacacacacactctcttatAGTAGCTACCCCCTTAGTTTCACATCAAATCACAACTCCCAGTTACCATCTAAAGtcagtgcattttttttaaaggtcatctTCTCACAGTGGACAGTAAACTTCATGAAAAGAACATGTATCCTTTCTTACTCTGTATGCCTAGGCCTTAGCACAGAGtaacactgaaaataaaaaggaaggtgaaagagaaatcaaaaaaagAGGGGGGATAGTGAGGTGGAAAAAGAAGAATTCATTGAAAACTTACCtaccaaaacagaaacagactcacatagagAACTGACTTGCAGTGttaaggagaaggggaaagggggaaggatgggttgggaggctggggttagcaaatgcaactattatatatagaataaacaaggtcctactgtacaacacagggaactatatccaatattcTATAAGAAACCATAATGGATAAGAATACCTATCTATGTATCTGAATCACACTGCTATAGAGCAGAgtacaatattgtacatcaactctaCTTCCATAAAattaggtggttttttttttttaaacagttcatTGAGATCTCAGacaaaaagggaaagggaagccAAGTTATAGAATCTTCCACATGAAATGGAGCAACTCTGTATCTGGAAGGTATGCTCATCATTTGAAGAAGGACAGAAGAAAGACAAGACTTCGtagaacaggaagaaaaaatcaaaatttcGGGAGGAGGATCTGGAGGGTACAGAGTAATTCAAAATTGTTTCAACTTTTGAGCTTAAGGTCTTACTCCTGCTATCTGAGGGGTGGGAGGGCAGCATATTCCCACTGGAAGACAATAGGAAAAAAGATTTACCTTAATTGAAGTGTGATTTATCATCAAGTTTGCTATTGCATAAAATAAAGGAAGACAATTGTTATGGGCTTAATTGTATCTTCTCAAAATGCGTATGTTGAAATCCGAACCCCTGGTGCATCATAACGTGACTGTGCTTGTAGACAGGATCTGTAGTGAGGTAATTACAATACAATGAGGTCACATAGGTAGGCCCTAATCCATTATAACTGCTTTCCTTATTAAGAAGAGATGAGGACAAACCTGCATATACACAGAGAAAAGTCACGTGAAAACACACTAAGAAGGTAGCCTTCTGCTAGTCAGGGAAAGAAgactcaaaacaaaaacaaaaaaccaaacctgCTGACCTTGATCTTGAGCTTTCCACCTCCTAAACTGTCAGAAAATacatttgttgtttaagccacccagtttgtggtattttgttgtgGCAGCCCTGGCAATACATCACTCTGAATAAATACTACTCTGCCTAGAACTGCTTTAATGCAAAAGAAATTTTCCTGTGCTTCCCTAGGTCCCATTAGCCAACACctattaaaagataataaaaatctgTCATGCTATTAAGAATTATTGAAATTGCTTAATTACCTGAGTATGGGATGTTGATAAACTACTGCCAACTTTCTGTTCCCTTACTGATCTATAGGAAGACTCAATCAAATACAATTTATCCATTTCATACTGCAGGCAGGAAGCCCAGGGCCTGCAAGCTTttccagaaatgaaaacatacaagaAAATGCCTGAGATCTAGGCATGAAAAGGGCAGACaccaatttaagaaaattaaactacaaaattaaaaaatgttccattaaattcatatataaacttaatttttcattttaaaaacatataaatttcCTTATATTTGAAAATCATTAGTACATCAGATTTTTACATTTCTCAAGAATTCTCACATATACATGACTGCTTAAACCGCGTATCAAATCATTAATGAGTCAACACAAtcaattaatttccaaaacaaggGTAATCCATGCAGAAAGTTTTTtgagaaaagatattcaacattggATATGCGTACATCTTAATATTTGATGACACGGGGTACGGTCTCCCTTTTATCCTTCCATTCCCTAACTGCCTGCCTCCTTCATTTCCAAATTACATAACAGTTCAGAGGAGGGTGGCAGTGACCCCTGCAAGGGAGGGCTAGGGGACTGTGAGGACAAAACATCTACGGATAAGGAGGATACAGGGCTCAGAAAAGAAGCAATcacaggagcttccctggtgatccagtggttaagaaactgcaatgcttccactgcaggggacaaagGGTTCATGAATGATACACGtggaaacacaaaacagaagcacagaTACATCCTGGCAGGAGGCTTCTAGAGAGCAGCACCTGGCCTACATCCAGCAAGAAAACAGCAACCTCAGTCCCACAACCTCACAACTTGCAGTAGCTTGGAAGCGCAGCAGTTAGTGAAATCTTCCCTGGGCAAGTCTTCAGATGAGAATACAACCTGGCCAACAACTGAATTACAACCTTCTTGGACCCTCAGTAGAAGACACTACTAGGCCAGGCCCAGACTCCTGACACAATGATAGTAGGACAGAAAGAGAtcttacaaagctacagtaagaCACATACAAGGTTAAAATAAGTAGACTAGTAGTGTTATTCTCTAATGTATTATCTGGCAATATGTTGaaacatttaaaagtatataCACTGAAACACTTAAAAGCATATATATTGAAACATTTAAAAGTATATGTATTGCTTTCAACTGgatttttgttgctcagtcatgtccattccttgcaacctcacagactgcaataggccaggcttccctatccttcactatctcctggagtttgctcaaactcatgtccactgagtcaatgatgccatccaaccatttcatcctctgtcaccccttctcctcctgccctcaatatttcccagcatcagggtcttttcaaatgagtcagctctttgcatcaggtggtcaaagtattggagtttcagcttcaacatcagtccttccaatgaatagtcagggttgatgtccttttagggttgactgatttgatctctgtgcagtccaagggactctcaagagtcctccagcaccacaattcaactGGATAGATATCAGCATATCACAAAAATGATCAACTATGATATTAAGACACCAGAAATTTCCTAgaagcaaattctttatcattctTCTGCCTCCATCCAATTCCTACAAACACCACACTATCACTGGTTCCAGTTCGCCTTATGTGTAGCCTTTTAGAAAGTGCAAAAGGCAGGGAGGTGGAAAGGATGTTTTCCCTCCTGGAGACATATCGTTCTCTGAGGAAGAAAGCAGAAGTCCCCCTCAAGCTCTGTTGAGCCCTGACCTCTGTGGAAAAATCACTGCTCTTCTCTAATcttatcctgatttttttttcactctatcACATCTCTATTAAAATAACAAGAGGACCCTGAGCTTCCTAATGTTGTTTTTGGAAAGAgtccaatcatttttttttaaaaaagctaaaatgTACAGATGCCTACACTGCAATTTCCTCCAAGCTGCCACTAGTGGTTTTTCtattattaaaagcaaaaacaaaacatatcatGGTTGCTTGCAACAGTAATTCTGAAATAAATGGTAGCACAAGAGACAGcaacagaatttttaaatctaAAGCTAGAGGGTGAGTATGCTCTTCCTTACCACAAATTTCTATTTTACTTTGTTAATTCATTAAGTTTAGAATACTGGTAAGTACCATCCTTCTAACGAAAGACCTATGTTAATTACCCAAGGCACCCCCATACTAACTCTACCTAATTTTAACAGTTACTAAATAGTGTTCACTCTATCCTATGGGATAGAAGAGAAATAAACATACTTCTAAGCAAAAAAATATAGACAGAAGTGAGGAAACAGTTTCCAGTTTAAGTACACCAAGGGTATatccaaaatagaaaataaaagtagcACTCTGAAACAAAAGTTACCTGTAACTCTAGAACATTTTAATTCTACAgaactttaataaataaaaggcCCCAGTTTCCAAGTATCTatcaaaaaaaggaatgaataatgAATCCCATCAGAACTggggaaattttctttttctttaaaggaagTGGAGGGATGAAAGCAGATAaccattttctttcaaaaagataGACAAAACACTGCTTCCTCAAATAACCACTCAGAATGTCACTTGAGATAAGTATGCAGGAAGAATATAACTGTATTTTGCTTTGTATACAGTATTGGGCAATTAAAATGCCAACTTGGCTATTTAGGAATGGCTTGCTAAAacgttgaaaaaatggaagacttCATCCTTGTCATAGACTGCCACTTCAGTGGAACATTCGGTGCACATGACTGGGTGATAGATTTCTTCCACATCTGTCTCTGCCTCCTCCGCAGCACCTTCTTGGTTAGACCTCATCTTCTTATGGCCTCGCCTTTTCTTCCTGTTCTCTGGGGGTTTGTATCTCAGAATCTCTTCCTTGTTGACAGAACAATTCATTACAAACATTGCTCTATATTGAGTTTTATATGATTCATGcctaagaggaaaatgaaatggagaaTTTGGATTTATGTTCTATTTTAATAGTTACACATTTAGATAAAAATTTAAGACTATCAAAAACTTACTGAAATACCAAAGTTAAAACATGAGAAcaaaacaagaaattaaaaaactatTAAGAGTTATTTTAAGAATAGGAAGGGACCTGTtacaaaaatagataataaagaatgaatatattCTATTGCTCTAAAGCTAACTTTTACCTCAGTAAAAAAAGTTTTTGATTTGCTCTTCcaacacagaaagagaagaaaagttgTTGGAAACTTGAGAGGtaatgtttaaaaaatctttgactGCATCTTTTCCTGTTGTGGCCTGAGACTCTGCCCTCCTGTCATTACAGGTGGTGCCATTCTGGTCACTATTTTAGTAAAAGCTACAGTTTTAAAAGCTTAAAGAGCATCTGACTTTATAACGTCCATTCTTGGCTTCACTCCAATAGTCTAAAGAATAAATAATGCTTTCTTTGTTCTCCTCAAATAACTTAATGTTTTCCTACTTTCCTTGACTTAGTAagttactttccttttctcccccttaAACCTCATACAACAGAAATATCTATTCGGCTAAAAACAGGAAGTCAAGTTATGCCTCCACTGGTTCTAAACGCTGATCTTATCCTCTTCCACCAACCACCAGGCTGGTGCTTCTTTAGGTGTGaccataaaaattacatttatactCCACCATATTGGAATTCTGTATTCATAGGGAACACAATTTTTACCAAGACCAATTTCTACTGTTAGATCATGAAGCAACTTCTTTTGGGTATAGGAATCCTGTAACATAGCAGCATGGTTTAATTTAAAAGAGAAGCAACAAGTACAAAGgtactttactttttctttatttcctattCTAGGTGTCAATTTATATACAAAAAGCTTAAGAGTTCAAATGGAGAGTACAAAAATTCATTGTTGCAGATGATCAGAAACCTCAAATTAGCCAGTCAGAGTAAAACTACATCTGGCTACTCAGTGACTAGAACAAATCTACCACCTGCATCATCATTTAGTTTCCGTTAACCTGATTTAGAACATGGACTAAGACATTTATAaggctactggaaaaaaaaggagaggaaaagggcaAGAGTATATTTGGATTAATAGAATGAaggggttaaaaaaaatacatgatctTCTCAATTGATGCatcaaaagcatttgaaaaattcaacactttcataataaaaacacCCGAAAACTAATAGAAGGAAACctcctcaatataataaaggccatatatgaaaaattcatagctaacatcatactcaatgatgaaagacaaaacttttcctctaagacAAGGAACAAGACAAAAAATACCTGATTTCATCACTTCTATCCAACTTGAAAGTTACAATAAGTGCaattaggtaagaaaaagaaataaaaggcatccaaactggaaaggaagaagtaaaatcttctctgttcacagatgacatgatattatatgtTTAAAGTTCTATAAAGATTACACAAAAAACTATCAGAGCTAATAAATAAATGCAGCAAAGTTGCAGAGTGCAAAATGAAGACATAAAAATCTGctgtttctatacactagcaaagAACAATCCAAAAGGAAAGTAGAATAGAGATTACCAGAGGCTGGGATAGGTAGGGATGGAGAATGGTGACTTACTATCTAATGGGGAAACAGTTTCTGTCTGGAGTGATGAAAAAATTCAGGAAATGGAGAGTCATGATGGCTGTACAATTGTAACTGTAGTTcatgtcactgaattgtacactggaagtcaggtacacactgctatatttaacatggataaccaacaaggacctattatatatagcacagggaactctgctcaacctTATATGcaagcctggatgggaaggggttTGGGGAAGATtggatgaatatatgtatatggctgagtcccttcgctattcatctgaaactaccacaatatcGTCAATCAGCtttaccccaaaacaaaataaaaagtttaaagttaaaaaaaaaaaaaaggttaaaacagGCAACAAGATAAGAGTGTCCATTCTCACCACTCCTATTCAATATATTTCTAGAAATCTTAGTCCAAGCAAtcaggtttaaaaaagaaaaggtaaccaaacaggaaagaaagaagtaaaattgtccccgtttccagatgac
The window above is part of the Dama dama isolate Ldn47 chromosome 13, ASM3311817v1, whole genome shotgun sequence genome. Proteins encoded here:
- the LOC133068100 gene encoding small ribosomal subunit protein eS25-like — its product is MPPKDDKKKKDAGKSTKKDKDPVNKSGGKAKKKWSKGKVGDKLNNLVLFDKAMCDKLCKEVPNSKLVTPAVVSERLQIRGSLARAALRELLSKGLIKLVSKHRAQVIYSRHTKGGNALAAGEDA